Proteins found in one Cheilinus undulatus linkage group 9, ASM1832078v1, whole genome shotgun sequence genomic segment:
- the LOC121515117 gene encoding ras-related protein Rab-19, whose translation MQWCRWAGSWRTHLQRQSAGPETDDAFDFLFKIILVGDSNVGKTCVVQSFKSGIFIEKQQNTIGVDFTVRTLDIDGKKVKMQVWDTAGQERFRTITQSYYRSAHGAMVAYDITRRSTFESVSHWIREVEQFGAAGVVLILIGNKSDLQAQRQVLFEDACTLAEKNNILAALETSAKEAQNVEAAFILMARELLARNGLNITDESSQDSPQFMLSNSSHPVNGTMSSDKKCGC comes from the exons ATGCAGTGGTGCAGGTGGGCTGGCAGTTGGAGAACACACCTGCAAAGACAG TCTGCAGGGCCGGAGACTGATGATGCTTTTGATTTCCTCTTTAAAATCATCCTGGTCGGTGATTCAAATGTGGGGAAGACCTGTGTAGTCCAGAGCTTTAAGTCTGGAATATTTATAGAGAAACAGCAGAACACCATTGGAGTGGACTTCACTGTTCGTACATTGGACATTGATGGCAAGAAAGTGAAG ATGCAGGTGTGGGACACAGCTGGACAGGAGCGTTTCAGAACCATCACTCAGAGCTACTACCGGAGCGCCCATGGGGCTATGGTGGCCTATGACATCACACGGCGATCCACATTTGAATCTGTCTCACACTGGATCAGGGAGGTGGAGCAGTTTGGAGCTGCAGGCGTGGTGCTGATCCTTATTG GCAACAAGTCAGACCTCCAAGCTCAGAGGCAGGTGCTGTTTGAGGATGCATGTACtctggcagaaaaaaacaacattctgGCTGCTCTGGAAACATCGGCCAAGGAGGCACAGAACGTGGAGGCGGCTTTCATCCTCATGGCCCGGGAGCTGTTAGCACGCAATGGCCTTAACATCACAGATGAGTCCTCCCAAGACTCACCTCAATTCATGCTGAGTAACAGCTCCCACCCTGTTAACGGGACCATGTCTTCTGATAAAAAGTGTGGGTGCTAA
- the LOC121515116 gene encoding coiled-coil domain-containing protein 34-like: MSGRRMPNCPASASKGFSSTPVKTNLGKDHHKPVGLEDGVLSDDEDTFSLLSPIYHDSFESDEELEHSPAQQTSPRQSNNSRPSVSPVRCELPRTPTEQLLKATGEPAYSPTLSAWELWLVNKAKEERLKSEKKAEEEQLLKDKEEQQQREREQKKIVMEERIHEWLRMKREQEKNRQLLQQRTEEEEIQRQQEKQRETEEKAQQKYKDWLQKKNQRKREMEKKAKDEAAMKEEKERERHRKAEEKFQEWLKKANEKSKASPKSTSYTAGPYGKFLPSPGFYNPIPWKPIHVPPPESSPNKTSDKKHSKQKKCQQSFYSSFGLRNSASAAQLQQRR, translated from the exons ATGTCTGGAAGGAGGATGCCAAACTGTCCAGCATCTGCGTCCAAAGGATTCAGCTCGACCCCGGTTAAAACCAACCTGGGAAAAGACCACCATAAACCCGTGGGTTTGGAAGACGGCGTACTATCTGATGACGAAGACACGTTTTCACTGCTTTCTCCAATATATCATGACAGTTTTGAGAGTGATGAAGAGCTCGAGCACAGCCCAGCTCAGCAGACTTCGCCCAGACAGAGCAACAACTCAAGACCCAGCGTTTCACCAGTGCG ATGTGAACTACCAAGAACGCCCACTGAGCAGCTGTTGAAGGCTACAGGAGAGCCTGCATACTCACCAACCCTCAGTGCATGGGAACTGTGGCTGGTAAACAAAGCCAAAGAAGAACGTCTCAAATCAGAAAAGAAAGCAGAGGag GAGCAGTTACTGAAGGATAAAGAAGAACAACAACAGAGAGAGCGGGAACAAAAAAAGATTGTCATGGAGGAGAGAATCCATGAATGGTTGAGGATGAAAAGAGAACAG GAGAAGAACAGGCAACTTCTTCAACAGcgcacagaggaggaggagatacagAGGCAacaggaaaaacagagagagactgaAGAGAAAGCTCAACAAAAGTACAAAGACTGGCTAcagaagaagaaccaaagaaAAAGGGAAATGGAAAAGAAGGCCAAG gaTGAAGCTGCCATGaaggaagagaaggagagagagcgcCACAGGAAGGCAGAGGAGAAATTTCAGGAATGGCTTAAGAAAGCCAATGAAAAGAGCAAAGCGAGCCCAAAATCAACTAGTTATACAGCAG GTCCATACGGAAAATTCCTCCCGTCACCGGGCTTCTACAATCCAATCCCATGGAAACCAATTCACGTCCCTCCTCCAGAATCATCACCAAATAAGACATCGGACAAGAAAcattcaaaacagaaaaaatgccaacaaaGCTTCTACTCCTCTTTTGGACTGAGAAACTCTGCAAGTGCAGCACAGTTGCAACAGAGAAGATGA
- the rabl2 gene encoding RAB, member of RAS oncogene family-like 2 has protein sequence MADDAGSIPELDQEKYDADEQVKIICLGDSAVGKSKLMERFLLDNYRPLQLSTYALTLYKHTATVGDKTVLVDFWDTAGQERFQSMHPSYYHKAHACIMVFDVQRKITYKNLATWYKELREYRPEIPCCVVANKIDADLKVTQRSFNFGKKQGLPFYFVSAADGTNVVKMFREMIKRAVDYKQNPSDFMDEVMQELENFDLEKKEENSEADEGGLKVESPELD, from the exons ATGGCTGATGACGCTGGCAGCATCCCTGAACTGGACCAGGAGAAATATGATGCAGACGAACAAGTGAAGATCATCTGCCTGGGAGACAGCGCAGTGGGAAAATCTAA gtTAATGGAGAGGTTTCTCTTGGATAATTA CCGTCCCCTGCAGTTGTCAACCTATGCATTGACCCTGTATAAACACACAGCCACTGTGGGAGACAAAACAGTGTTAGTTG ATTTCTGGGACACAGCTGGTCAGGAGAGATTTCAAAGTATGCATCCCTCATACTACCACAAAGCACATGCATGCATTATG GTTTTTGATGTTCAACGGAAGATCACATATAAGAATCTAGCCACCTGGTATAAGGAACTAAGAGAGTACAGACCGGAGATACCATGTTGTGTCGTTGCAAACAAAATTGATG CTGACTTGAAGGTGACACAGAGAAGTTTTAACTTTGGGAAGAAGCAAGGacttcctttttattttgtatcagCAGCTGATGGAACAAATGTAGTCAAg ATGTTCAGAGAAATGATCAAGAGAGCAGTGGACTACAAGCAAAACCCGAGCGATTTCATGGATGAAGTGATGCAAGAGTTAGAG AACTTTGACCtggaaaagaaagaggaaaactCAGAAGCAGATGAGGGGGGGCTAAAAGTGGAGAGTCCTGAGTTGGACTGA